A window of Corallococcus macrosporus DSM 14697 contains these coding sequences:
- a CDS encoding protein kinase domain-containing protein, with product MGEVYLGEQVSLGRKVAIKVLHHDLHAQAGMAERFKREARLLSAVEHPAVVRIVDFGESGDHACLVMEFVEGESLYDVLTPGPMPPGRALPLLQQLAEGLAAIHDKSIIHRDLKPENVFISKSARGEQARLLDFGIARLVEPDAASSVSQIGVVLGTPEYLSPEQAVGAKVDTRSDLYSFGVLTYRVLSGRLPFDGPLPRNFLSQHASAAPLPLDRAAPTLSRYVGLLSLVMRLLEKDPGKRPQNAHELADALAAAHSALSAFTPGLGTPAYVPPPGNGATPSSGTAVFGAGGPTGSSAGPTGTAAFAGGAPAPQPGSGTAAFGAASSGGSASGAVPVASPRTGTAAFGMKPSGSMAAVTGGGASVVKPQNLTVMLTDIQGFTERTSRQTHEENARMLETHDKLLMPLVKEHDGRLVQKRGDALLVVFRSPTSAVLCGMAMQDRLWRHNQTVPELDRLNVRVCLHAGEVLATTDTVLGEPMEVVEAVEHVASAGEVTFTEAVNLARNRAEVTAEPCGTIALPGRDEQLQLYRCERAAEGPPFGDRFASQGGRASALAPLLAKLQTVKLPTGWGELLRHRRREAALVAGAVVLLAAGAAWLGQRNDAGARAFALLEDGKLDEALALMDGATDEEKELPSLRRARVAAHHSKGHHISERTALNHLKEEELEDLEPLILDGLAEDYGKEQLTVLERSLARIPKDRVRAHYEDLAEEAYSLRQWGALRYLEFAKAADGVDLVRAYSEALNASDCDIRTQAANRLAGLGDADAIPALERVTGLPREKGVFGSKDCGHEAAAAAIKSLKKKHD from the coding sequence ATGGGAGAGGTCTACCTTGGCGAACAGGTCTCCTTGGGCCGCAAGGTGGCCATCAAGGTCCTCCACCATGACCTCCACGCCCAGGCGGGCATGGCGGAGCGCTTCAAGCGCGAGGCGCGCCTGCTCTCCGCCGTGGAGCACCCGGCCGTGGTGCGCATCGTCGACTTCGGCGAGTCTGGCGACCACGCCTGCCTCGTCATGGAGTTCGTCGAGGGTGAGAGTCTGTATGACGTGCTCACCCCGGGCCCCATGCCGCCGGGCCGCGCGCTGCCGCTGCTCCAGCAGCTGGCGGAGGGCCTGGCCGCCATCCATGACAAGAGCATCATCCACCGCGACCTGAAGCCGGAGAACGTCTTCATCTCCAAGAGCGCCCGGGGCGAGCAGGCCCGGCTGCTGGACTTCGGCATCGCCCGGCTGGTGGAGCCGGACGCCGCCAGCAGCGTCAGCCAGATTGGCGTGGTGCTGGGCACGCCGGAGTACCTGTCCCCCGAGCAGGCCGTGGGCGCGAAGGTGGACACGCGCAGCGACCTGTACTCGTTCGGCGTGCTGACCTACCGCGTGCTGTCCGGGCGGCTCCCGTTCGACGGGCCCCTGCCGCGCAACTTCCTGTCGCAGCACGCGTCCGCCGCGCCGCTCCCGCTGGACCGGGCGGCCCCCACGCTGTCGCGCTACGTGGGTCTGCTGTCGCTGGTGATGCGCCTTTTGGAGAAGGACCCGGGCAAGCGCCCCCAGAATGCGCACGAGCTGGCGGACGCGCTGGCCGCGGCGCACTCCGCCCTCTCCGCCTTCACGCCCGGCCTGGGCACCCCCGCCTACGTCCCGCCGCCGGGCAACGGCGCCACGCCCTCCTCCGGCACCGCCGTGTTCGGCGCCGGCGGCCCCACGGGGAGCAGCGCCGGCCCCACGGGCACCGCGGCCTTCGCGGGAGGCGCCCCGGCGCCGCAGCCGGGCAGCGGCACCGCGGCGTTCGGCGCGGCCTCCAGCGGCGGCTCGGCCTCGGGCGCCGTGCCGGTGGCCTCCCCGCGCACGGGGACGGCGGCCTTCGGGATGAAGCCCTCCGGCAGCATGGCCGCGGTGACGGGCGGCGGCGCGTCGGTGGTGAAGCCGCAGAACCTCACGGTGATGCTCACCGACATCCAGGGCTTCACCGAGCGCACCAGCCGGCAGACGCACGAAGAGAACGCGCGGATGCTGGAGACGCACGACAAGCTGCTGATGCCCCTGGTGAAGGAGCACGACGGGCGGCTGGTCCAGAAGCGCGGAGACGCGCTGCTGGTGGTGTTCCGCTCCCCCACCTCGGCGGTGCTGTGCGGCATGGCCATGCAGGACCGGCTGTGGCGCCACAACCAGACGGTGCCGGAGCTGGACCGCCTCAACGTGCGCGTCTGCCTGCACGCCGGTGAGGTGCTCGCCACGACCGACACCGTGCTGGGCGAGCCCATGGAGGTCGTCGAGGCCGTGGAGCACGTCGCCAGCGCGGGCGAGGTCACCTTCACCGAAGCGGTGAACCTGGCGCGCAACCGCGCGGAGGTCACCGCCGAGCCCTGCGGCACCATCGCCCTGCCCGGCCGCGACGAGCAACTCCAGCTCTACCGCTGCGAGCGCGCCGCGGAGGGCCCGCCCTTTGGTGACCGGTTCGCCTCGCAAGGCGGCCGGGCCAGCGCGCTCGCGCCCCTGCTGGCGAAGCTCCAGACGGTGAAGCTGCCCACGGGATGGGGGGAGCTGCTGCGGCACCGGCGGCGAGAGGCGGCGCTGGTCGCCGGCGCGGTGGTGCTCCTGGCCGCTGGCGCCGCGTGGCTGGGCCAGCGCAACGACGCCGGCGCGCGGGCCTTCGCGCTGCTGGAGGATGGGAAGCTGGACGAGGCCCTGGCGCTGATGGACGGCGCCACCGACGAGGAGAAGGAGCTGCCCTCGCTGCGGCGCGCGCGCGTGGCGGCGCACCATTCCAAGGGGCACCACATCAGCGAGCGGACCGCGCTCAACCACCTGAAGGAGGAGGAGCTCGAGGACCTGGAGCCGCTCATCCTCGACGGGCTGGCGGAGGACTACGGCAAGGAGCAGCTCACCGTCCTTGAGAGGTCCCTGGCCCGCATCCCGAAGGACCGCGTGCGCGCCCACTACGAGGACCTGGCCGAGGAGGCGTACTCCCTGCGCCAGTGGGGCGCGCTGCGCTACCTGGAGTTCGCCAAGGCCGCGGACGGGGTGGACCTGGTCCGGGCGTACAGCGAGGCGCTGAATGCGTCGGACTGCGACATCCGCACCCAGGCCGCCAACCGGCTGGCGGGACTGGGGGACGCGGATGCCATCCCCGCCCTGGAGCGCGTCACCGGGCTGCCCAGGGAGAAGGGCGTGTTCGGGAGCAAGGACTGCGGCCACGAGGCAGCCGCGGCGGCCATCAAGTCGCTCAAGAAGAAGCACGACTGA
- a CDS encoding NlpC/P60 family protein, with product MRPLMSLRLPFLAVFPFCVLVGCATVKPRPPEPVAASEEVTVSAPGGLAASVPVTTVERGADPASPTHWVSAGVLEATLRAAEQVTGPASTTGRFWDVVLTPTRMSRSIVQRSLQLVGMRSLRRVSRGVPDDCSGFVRLAYHSAGIDLVAHGFRAGENAVSAIFRRAVEVGSVHHQSPRPGDLVFFRETYDRNRDGRRNDGMTHIGVVEGVDAHGTVTFIHRGGKGVARGRLNLSFPSRHQLEQGGPVVNDYLRPAAKGSRAYLTGELFAAFASPEGL from the coding sequence ATGCGGCCCCTCATGTCGCTCCGCCTTCCATTCCTGGCCGTCTTCCCCTTCTGCGTGCTCGTGGGGTGTGCCACCGTGAAGCCGCGCCCTCCGGAGCCCGTCGCCGCCTCGGAGGAGGTGACGGTGTCCGCGCCAGGAGGACTCGCGGCGTCGGTGCCGGTGACGACGGTGGAGCGGGGGGCCGACCCGGCGTCACCCACGCACTGGGTGAGCGCGGGCGTGCTGGAGGCGACGCTGCGAGCGGCCGAGCAGGTGACGGGGCCCGCCAGCACCACGGGCCGGTTCTGGGACGTGGTGCTCACGCCCACTCGGATGTCGCGCTCCATCGTCCAGCGCTCCCTCCAGCTCGTGGGCATGCGGAGCCTGCGCCGAGTCAGCCGCGGCGTTCCGGATGATTGCTCCGGCTTCGTGCGCCTGGCGTACCACTCCGCCGGTATCGACCTGGTGGCGCACGGCTTCCGCGCGGGAGAGAACGCCGTCTCCGCCATCTTCCGTCGCGCGGTGGAGGTCGGCTCCGTCCACCACCAGTCGCCGCGCCCTGGCGACCTCGTCTTCTTCCGGGAGACGTATGACCGCAACCGCGACGGCCGCCGCAATGACGGGATGACCCACATCGGCGTGGTGGAGGGGGTGGATGCGCATGGCACCGTCACCTTCATCCACCGTGGCGGCAAGGGCGTGGCGCGTGGCAGGTTGAACCTGTCCTTCCCGTCGAGGCACCAACTGGAGCAGGGCGGGCCGGTGGTCAATGACTACCTCCGCCCCGCCGCGAAGGGCTCGCGGGCCTATCTCACGGGAGAGCTGTTCGCGGCCTTCGCTTCGCCGGAGGGGCTGTAA
- a CDS encoding GNAT family N-acetyltransferase: protein MSTEELTLRRIESRDDAAVAGIIQTVMPEFGADGPGFAIHDPEVSAMTAAYSRPRHAYFVVERAGRVIGGGGIAPLEGGDAGVCELRKMYFLPEARGLGLGERLLRRCLEFAREAGFQRCYLETLAGMQQAQKLYRRMGFEPLCAPMGNTGHFGCDHWYARDLS from the coding sequence ATGAGCACGGAAGAACTGACGCTGCGGCGCATTGAATCGCGGGACGACGCGGCGGTGGCCGGCATCATCCAAACGGTGATGCCGGAGTTCGGCGCGGACGGCCCCGGCTTCGCCATCCACGACCCCGAGGTGTCGGCGATGACCGCCGCCTACAGCCGCCCCCGGCATGCGTACTTCGTCGTGGAGCGGGCGGGACGCGTCATCGGCGGCGGTGGAATCGCCCCGTTGGAAGGTGGAGACGCGGGCGTCTGCGAATTGCGGAAGATGTACTTCCTCCCGGAGGCCCGGGGCCTCGGCCTGGGCGAGCGCCTGCTGCGCCGCTGCCTGGAGTTCGCGCGCGAAGCGGGCTTCCAGCGCTGCTACCTGGAGACGCTGGCCGGAATGCAGCAGGCCCAGAAGCTCTACCGCCGCATGGGCTTCGAGCCGCTGTGCGCGCCCATGGGGAACACGGGCCACTTCGGCTGCGACCACTGGTACGCCCGGGATTTATCATAG
- a CDS encoding LamG-like jellyroll fold domain-containing protein has product MRTLSESSSRNSKPRGGWNALHQSTKVSALLAGVLGLVGCAPEQQVPLEEDASSSSSASLRLGGSSLLHRYSFTAGGTDSVSAAHATLEGGATTANGSVLLSGAGAYVNLPITGTLASLHDATFEAWVTWDSASGQMWARIFDFNDGDLVKSLFLTPSNGRFDSGPKTHTPRFGITTQAISGEEQATSAAMFPTGALTHVAVTMDSIARVNRLYINGMQVAQTATPTALTPASLGTLANAWLGRSAYFADPFFKGSISEFRVHGAALSPNDVTGSYQAGPDAVFTPSVEYAVIDGRTDVAGMAADTTSVYWVEKRASGQVMKASLTTGRAQVLASNRDNPGAVTTDATSVYWVENGTALFKMPVNGGSITLLASGLSGIGQLVTDGAELFWTQGGSIVHMPVQGGTPAILYTTALAGPLAVDGHHLYWMEPDGTVVKAARPGGPAAYLWGASNATTGIASDGTDLFIAENSSPYDILRVPVGGAQSVPTFSVRYGSITSLAVGPNRVAWFDPSLGVILAKDK; this is encoded by the coding sequence ATGAGAACCCTGTCCGAATCCAGCTCGCGAAACTCCAAACCACGCGGAGGGTGGAACGCACTCCACCAGTCCACGAAGGTCTCCGCCCTGTTGGCGGGAGTCCTCGGGCTGGTGGGGTGCGCGCCCGAGCAGCAAGTCCCGCTCGAGGAAGACGCATCGAGCAGTTCAAGTGCGAGCCTGAGGCTGGGCGGCTCGAGCCTCCTCCACCGCTACAGCTTCACCGCCGGAGGGACTGACTCGGTGAGCGCGGCGCACGCCACGCTCGAGGGAGGTGCCACGACCGCCAATGGCTCGGTGCTCCTGAGCGGAGCGGGGGCCTATGTGAACCTGCCCATCACCGGAACCCTCGCCAGCCTCCACGATGCGACCTTCGAGGCGTGGGTGACGTGGGATTCCGCCTCGGGGCAGATGTGGGCGCGCATCTTCGACTTCAACGATGGCGATTTGGTCAAGTCCCTGTTTCTCACTCCGAGCAATGGCCGCTTCGACTCGGGGCCGAAGACGCATACGCCACGCTTCGGCATCACCACCCAGGCCATCAGTGGAGAGGAGCAGGCCACCAGTGCGGCCATGTTCCCAACGGGCGCGCTCACGCACGTCGCCGTGACCATGGACAGCATCGCGCGGGTCAACCGCCTGTACATCAACGGCATGCAGGTGGCGCAGACCGCCACCCCGACCGCGCTCACTCCGGCGAGCCTGGGCACGCTCGCGAATGCGTGGTTGGGTCGTTCCGCCTATTTCGCGGATCCATTCTTCAAGGGCTCCATCTCCGAGTTCCGCGTTCACGGCGCCGCGCTGTCACCGAATGACGTCACCGGCAGCTACCAGGCCGGCCCCGATGCGGTGTTCACTCCGAGCGTGGAGTACGCGGTCATCGACGGGCGAACGGACGTCGCGGGCATGGCGGCGGACACCACGAGCGTCTACTGGGTCGAGAAGCGAGCCAGCGGCCAGGTGATGAAGGCGTCGCTCACCACGGGGAGAGCACAGGTCCTCGCCTCCAACCGCGACAACCCCGGCGCAGTGACGACGGATGCCACGTCTGTCTACTGGGTCGAGAACGGCACGGCCCTCTTCAAGATGCCCGTCAATGGCGGGAGCATCACCCTCCTGGCCTCGGGGCTCTCGGGGATTGGCCAGCTCGTCACGGATGGCGCGGAACTCTTCTGGACCCAGGGAGGCTCCATCGTCCACATGCCGGTCCAGGGCGGCACGCCCGCCATTCTCTATACGACGGCCCTGGCGGGCCCCCTCGCAGTGGATGGCCATCATCTCTACTGGATGGAGCCGGACGGCACCGTCGTGAAGGCAGCCAGGCCCGGCGGCCCTGCTGCATACCTCTGGGGTGCGTCGAACGCCACCACGGGCATCGCCAGCGACGGAACGGACCTCTTCATCGCGGAGAACAGTAGTCCCTACGACATCCTCCGGGTCCCGGTAGGAGGAGCCCAGTCGGTGCCAACGTTTTCCGTCAGGTACGGCAGCATCACGAGCCTTGCCGTGGGGCCCAACCGCGTCGCCTGGTTCGACCCCAGCCTCGGTGTGATTCTCGCCAAGGACAAGTAG
- a CDS encoding endonuclease III domain-containing protein produces the protein MARRTAPSRRAPRAESPRTARAPKGPGRVVEPPAQPGKAPFDIDPVLGRIREAVRHFADAAMFALAARGHDSLFEQLVACILSIRTRDEVSLPASLALLQRAATPEALARLSPEDIDTIIQPVTFHEAKAWQLHAIATRTRDEFGGELPCDAQVLQSFKGVGPKCAHLALGIACGHEAISVDIHVHRVTNRWGYVRARTPEATLEALEAVLPRAYWVELNRLLVPFGKHVCTGTRPRCSTCPVLRFCRQVGVTDAR, from the coding sequence ATGGCGCGAAGAACGGCGCCTAGCCGGCGAGCGCCGCGGGCGGAGAGTCCGCGGACGGCGCGCGCACCCAAGGGGCCGGGCCGCGTCGTCGAACCACCGGCCCAGCCGGGCAAGGCCCCTTTCGACATCGACCCGGTGCTCGGCCGCATCCGCGAGGCGGTGCGCCACTTCGCGGACGCCGCGATGTTCGCGCTCGCGGCCCGGGGGCATGACAGCCTCTTCGAGCAGCTCGTCGCCTGCATCCTCTCCATCCGCACGCGGGACGAAGTCAGCCTGCCCGCCTCGCTCGCCCTGCTCCAGCGCGCCGCCACGCCGGAGGCCCTGGCGCGCCTGTCGCCAGAGGACATCGACACCATCATCCAGCCCGTCACCTTCCATGAAGCGAAGGCGTGGCAGCTCCACGCCATCGCCACGCGGACGCGGGACGAATTCGGCGGCGAGCTGCCCTGTGACGCCCAGGTGCTCCAGTCCTTCAAGGGCGTGGGCCCCAAGTGCGCGCACCTGGCGCTGGGCATCGCCTGCGGGCATGAAGCCATCAGCGTGGACATCCACGTCCACCGGGTGACGAACCGCTGGGGCTACGTGCGGGCGCGCACGCCGGAGGCCACCCTGGAGGCGCTGGAGGCCGTGCTCCCGCGCGCGTACTGGGTGGAGCTCAACCGCCTGCTGGTGCCCTTCGGCAAGCACGTCTGCACGGGCACGCGGCCCAGGTGCTCCACGTGCCCGGTGCTCCGCTTCTGCCGTCAGGTCGGCGTGACGGACGCGCGCTGA
- a CDS encoding phospholipase D-like domain-containing protein, with the protein MDEMQELEELIPKPGALGYSGSAERARHEMQGPFALPPGPDAFSFALYQSTGVGLIPGHSLELLENSAVFERMLEDIRAARSSVHILVYIWRPCELSDRVVEALVERARAGVACRVVVDPVGSEEIRGDRDFDQKVEQVLTEAGVEVHYYRLLAGKVLGRLLGRSHQKLVIVDGRIGYTGGFGIWRVWEGDGLKPDEWRDTHIRVEGPEVRRMQLSFSRHWQEAGGGLIPPSAFPEDLEDSGPCAAGFIDSAGKLGLTDAERMIRIVIAAARERIWIANAYFSPPNSILEQLEEKCRQGVEIRILGPGPNHDVPIMRASQRSTYERLLAAGARIWEYQPSMMHSKTLLVDDWLAVVGSTNMDSLSLNKLKEGSLVIHDASFVRKLARCWARDLRHSKEITLENGGRTNPWRRLARRATQLMGQDR; encoded by the coding sequence ATGGATGAAATGCAGGAGCTGGAGGAGCTGATTCCCAAGCCCGGGGCGCTGGGCTACTCGGGCAGCGCGGAGCGCGCGCGCCATGAGATGCAAGGGCCCTTCGCGTTGCCGCCCGGGCCGGACGCCTTCTCGTTCGCGCTGTACCAGTCCACCGGCGTGGGGCTGATTCCCGGACACTCGCTGGAGTTGCTGGAGAACAGCGCCGTCTTCGAGCGCATGCTGGAGGACATCCGCGCCGCGCGCAGCAGCGTCCACATCCTCGTGTACATCTGGCGGCCCTGTGAGCTGTCGGACCGCGTGGTGGAGGCGCTGGTGGAGCGCGCGCGGGCCGGCGTGGCCTGCCGCGTGGTGGTGGACCCGGTGGGCAGCGAGGAGATTCGCGGCGACCGGGACTTCGACCAGAAGGTGGAGCAGGTGCTCACCGAGGCCGGGGTGGAGGTCCACTACTACCGGCTCCTGGCGGGCAAGGTGCTGGGCCGTCTGCTGGGGCGCAGCCACCAGAAGCTCGTGATTGTCGACGGGCGCATCGGGTACACGGGCGGCTTCGGCATCTGGCGGGTATGGGAAGGGGACGGCCTGAAGCCCGACGAGTGGCGCGACACGCACATCCGCGTCGAGGGCCCCGAGGTGCGCCGCATGCAGTTGTCGTTCTCCCGGCACTGGCAGGAGGCGGGGGGCGGGTTGATTCCGCCGAGCGCGTTCCCCGAGGACCTGGAGGACTCCGGCCCCTGCGCCGCGGGCTTCATCGACAGCGCGGGCAAGCTGGGCCTCACCGACGCGGAGCGCATGATTCGCATCGTGATTGCCGCGGCGCGCGAGCGCATCTGGATTGCCAACGCGTACTTCTCTCCGCCCAATTCGATTCTGGAGCAACTGGAGGAGAAGTGCCGTCAGGGCGTGGAGATTCGCATCCTGGGGCCCGGGCCCAACCATGACGTGCCCATCATGCGGGCGTCCCAGCGCTCCACGTATGAGCGGCTGCTCGCCGCGGGCGCGCGCATCTGGGAGTACCAGCCGTCGATGATGCATTCCAAGACGCTGCTCGTGGACGACTGGCTCGCGGTGGTGGGCTCCACCAACATGGACTCGCTGTCGCTCAACAAGCTGAAGGAGGGCTCGCTGGTCATCCACGACGCGTCCTTCGTCCGCAAGCTGGCGCGGTGCTGGGCCAGGGACCTGCGGCACTCGAAGGAAATCACGCTGGAGAATGGAGGCCGCACCAACCCCTGGCGGCGGCTGGCCCGGCGGGCGACGCAGCTCATGGGGCAGGACCGGTAG
- a CDS encoding acyl-CoA dehydrogenase produces MVDDTRPTAHELLSLPRLAPLVPMLYVAWTDGELTSDELRAMGSAARAQPWLDLRSNTVLARWLDPLMPPSPGELAQVREHIRRTAERLSHSGHKNLAELGAQLAQVGNGDEGLPAPMPELTRALSQLEAALGVSGSEAVRSLVPAASPTRFEQREPTSFDPVALRAVLDRTYPETRAQVRQWLADPAYRYTDTRDTAKYRDQVLAWLKALADQGLGRIAFPQDNETGSDLGAFITAFETLAYFDLSLVVKAGVHFGLFGASILFLGTQKHHQQYLPRVASLELPGCFAMSELGHGSNVRDVETVARYDAETGEFVVQTPSETARKEWIGNAARHGRIATVFAQLEVGGQALGVHALLVPLRDEAGRVLPGIRIEDCGEKMGLNGVDNGRIWFDHVRVPRENLLDRFGQVNARGEYTSAITGDSKRFFTMLGTLVAGRVSVASAALSAAKSGLTIAVRYGDLRRQFGPAGDKEFRLLDHQAHQRRLLKPLAKTYAMDFALEHLVERYVKRTEDDAREVEALAAGLKAYSTWHTTAVLQEAREACGGQGYLEANRLAALKADTDVFTTFEGDNTVLMQLVAKGLLTGYKQRFEDDRVFAVLKLLTDRATSMMDRNPFAARRTDSDHLRDNDYHLRALRFREEELLATVSRRIRKRLSAGVEAFEAFNQVQVHLLELAHAHVERLALEQFLAGVAEVKEPGLKTVLGRLCDLYGLSCLEAASGWFQEHGWLEGTKAKAIRKEVTRLCAELRPDAVALVDAFGVPDTCLAAPIGLGHLSP; encoded by the coding sequence ATGGTGGATGACACCCGACCGACAGCCCACGAGCTGCTGTCCCTTCCTCGACTCGCTCCGCTCGTGCCCATGCTGTACGTGGCCTGGACGGACGGAGAGCTCACGTCGGACGAGCTCCGCGCCATGGGCTCCGCCGCCCGCGCGCAGCCCTGGTTGGATTTGCGCTCCAACACCGTGCTCGCGCGCTGGTTGGACCCGCTGATGCCGCCCAGCCCCGGCGAGCTGGCCCAGGTGCGCGAGCACATCCGCCGCACCGCGGAGCGCCTGTCACACAGCGGACACAAGAACCTGGCCGAGCTGGGCGCGCAGCTCGCCCAGGTGGGCAACGGCGACGAGGGACTCCCCGCGCCCATGCCGGAGCTGACGCGCGCCCTGTCGCAACTGGAGGCGGCCCTGGGCGTGTCCGGCAGCGAGGCGGTGCGCTCGCTCGTCCCGGCCGCGTCCCCCACCCGCTTCGAGCAGCGCGAGCCCACGTCCTTCGACCCCGTGGCGCTGCGCGCCGTGCTGGACCGGACCTACCCGGAGACGCGCGCCCAGGTGCGCCAGTGGCTGGCGGACCCGGCCTACCGCTACACGGACACCCGCGACACCGCGAAGTACCGGGACCAGGTGCTCGCCTGGCTCAAGGCCCTGGCCGACCAGGGCCTGGGCCGCATCGCCTTCCCCCAGGACAACGAGACGGGCTCGGACCTGGGCGCCTTCATCACCGCCTTCGAGACGCTGGCCTATTTCGACCTGAGCCTCGTCGTCAAAGCCGGCGTCCACTTCGGCCTCTTCGGCGCCAGCATCCTCTTCCTCGGCACCCAGAAGCACCACCAGCAGTACCTGCCCCGGGTGGCCTCGCTGGAGCTGCCCGGCTGCTTCGCCATGAGCGAGCTGGGCCACGGCTCCAACGTCCGGGACGTGGAGACGGTGGCCCGCTACGACGCGGAGACCGGCGAGTTCGTGGTGCAAACGCCCTCGGAGACGGCGCGCAAGGAGTGGATTGGCAACGCCGCGCGGCACGGGCGCATCGCCACCGTGTTCGCCCAGTTGGAGGTCGGCGGCCAGGCGCTGGGCGTCCACGCGCTGCTGGTGCCGCTGCGCGACGAGGCCGGGCGCGTGCTGCCCGGCATCCGAATCGAGGACTGCGGCGAGAAGATGGGCCTCAACGGCGTGGACAACGGCCGCATCTGGTTCGACCACGTCCGCGTCCCCCGGGAGAACCTGCTGGACCGCTTCGGCCAGGTGAACGCGCGGGGCGAGTACACCAGCGCCATCACCGGCGACTCCAAGCGCTTCTTCACCATGCTGGGCACGCTGGTGGCGGGCCGGGTGAGCGTGGCCTCCGCGGCGCTGAGCGCCGCCAAGAGCGGCCTCACCATCGCCGTGCGCTACGGCGACCTGCGGCGCCAGTTCGGCCCCGCGGGTGACAAGGAGTTCCGCCTGCTGGACCACCAGGCCCACCAGCGGCGCCTGCTCAAGCCCCTGGCCAAGACGTACGCCATGGACTTCGCGCTCGAGCACCTCGTGGAGCGCTACGTGAAGCGCACCGAGGACGACGCGCGCGAGGTGGAGGCGCTGGCGGCCGGCCTCAAGGCCTACAGCACCTGGCACACCACCGCCGTCCTCCAGGAGGCGCGCGAGGCGTGCGGCGGCCAGGGCTACCTCGAGGCCAACCGGCTGGCGGCGCTGAAGGCGGACACGGACGTGTTCACCACCTTCGAGGGCGACAACACGGTGCTGATGCAACTGGTCGCCAAGGGCCTGCTCACCGGCTACAAGCAGCGCTTCGAGGACGACCGCGTCTTCGCCGTGCTGAAGCTGCTGACGGACCGCGCCACCAGCATGATGGACCGCAACCCCTTCGCCGCCCGGCGCACCGACAGCGACCACCTGCGCGACAACGACTACCACCTGCGCGCGCTGCGCTTCCGCGAGGAGGAGCTGCTGGCCACCGTGTCCAGGCGCATCCGCAAGCGCCTGAGCGCGGGCGTGGAGGCCTTCGAGGCCTTCAACCAGGTCCAGGTCCATCTGCTGGAGCTGGCCCACGCCCACGTGGAGCGGCTGGCGCTGGAGCAGTTCCTCGCGGGCGTGGCCGAGGTGAAGGAGCCCGGCCTGAAGACGGTGCTGGGGCGCCTGTGCGACCTCTACGGCCTGTCCTGCCTGGAGGCCGCCAGCGGCTGGTTCCAGGAGCACGGGTGGCTGGAGGGCACCAAGGCGAAGGCCATCCGCAAGGAGGTGACGCGGCTGTGCGCCGAGCTGCGCCCGGACGCGGTGGCGCTGGTGGACGCGTTTGGAGTACCGGACACCTGCCTCGCCGCGCCCATCGGCCTGGGCCACCTGTCGCCCTGA
- a CDS encoding ester cyclase, producing MTRHVTILLCALGWLSGCATMSPVERAAAEEARNKQRVQQLTEELYNLRKLDRIPEFIAEDFVDRSQGAPLNAVGPAFIRQQAEASFQRFPELKFDVLHLVADGDLVLVHWKATGPDPQHVDDAGEPRPLLLQGHSLYRLRDGKVVESWDITDRLSPLLQRGYKVVPPTL from the coding sequence ATGACACGACACGTGACGATTCTGCTGTGTGCCCTCGGGTGGCTGTCTGGCTGCGCCACGATGTCCCCCGTGGAGCGCGCGGCCGCCGAGGAGGCCCGGAACAAGCAGCGCGTGCAGCAGCTCACCGAGGAGCTGTACAACCTGCGCAAGCTGGACCGCATCCCGGAGTTCATCGCCGAGGACTTCGTGGACCGCTCCCAGGGCGCGCCCCTCAACGCGGTGGGGCCCGCCTTCATCCGTCAGCAGGCGGAGGCCAGCTTCCAGCGCTTCCCCGAGCTGAAGTTCGACGTCCTCCACCTGGTGGCGGACGGAGACCTGGTGCTCGTGCACTGGAAGGCCACCGGGCCGGACCCCCAGCACGTGGACGACGCCGGCGAGCCCCGGCCCCTCCTGCTGCAAGGGCACTCCCTGTACCGGCTGCGCGACGGCAAGGTGGTGGAGTCCTGGGACATCACCGACCGCCTGTCGCCGTTGCTGCAGCGCGGCTACAAGGTGGTGCCGCCCACCCTGTAG